AGTCCTGTGGAGGGATCGGCGGATATAATGGACAGCCAATAAGGAGGCTTGTGTCCGATGATGCGGAACATAATTGTGCGAATCGCGAACCTGATTGGCGCTTGCTTATGGAAATAACAAAATGCTCAGAATTCGAAACACAACATAAACAATAAAGTGGCAGCAGTGACACCCGGTATTATCGATGCTAATTTTTCGTTTGTCTCTTACAAATTATTTACAATGATCGTACACTAgaaaatcattcaaataaatTGTGAACAGATTGCGAAATGATGCTCCAGAAAAATTTATcattagaaaaatattgacaCATCTGCACCACGATTAAAGTTTTCGATTGGGATTTCGTATTTACCGTCACGGGttgtattatgataataataatcccACGTTTGGTAATTAAGTGTAGTGTAGCCGAATGAAAAAGTTGAAATAAAACTAGGGTATGAATTTTGTTGACGCACttagataaaaaataaaatattattgataagtagGTTCTTAAAAGGAGATAAACATATTTATCTTGTTATACTTCAGTACGCGTAGATTAATATTTCCTTGTTGCGTATTATGGATTTCCCAGGAGTGAGTCAAGATATGATCATTTTGggcattattaatttattaaatacttgaaaagaatgtaaaatgaaaaaaaatgcagCACATTCCGATTATTCGTATCTTAATGCATTTTCAGTGAGACAGTTTCATAACATATAACACCGGTATGCATACTAATCGGTATATAATGAGTCATATTCCATTGACAGTTCTGGTTATGGTcataaaaagtataaaaaagTATGTAGAATACATTATGCACTTACCTAACGGCACGTGTCGTTTAAATTGCTATCTTCCCGTGCACGATCTATATATCGGTAATGCAGCAACACCACCTGATGCAAGGTGCAAATGTAACTTAGGTCCCCTAGCAGATGCTACGTGTCAGCGTCAAGCAGTGACGCAAGAATGGATCGGCCCACACAAATCGATGGGTCGAAAATTTCGACGAATCGATTAGATCACCGTTGTTGCTTGAAGTTAGGTTGAAATTAGAAAAATCCCCACACGGAAGGTGAACAAACTCAGAACGATTATGAAATTTGTAACATTTAAATATAACTTCGATGTAACGATTCATTCACCTAAATATGCATCATAGTTGACAATGAAGTATGTAATCAATATCGCTTCATGCTCTACTTTTATTTCCATTATTATTCTGTAATTGTCACCACAAACTGTATACTACGTAAAATAATGGGCAGTTACTAAAAatgcatttgtttcttatttgaAATACTATATAAATTTGTACTTCTTCATAACTTGATATATCAGTGACTCGCTAGATCAGTAAAATCGATTGCTTTTTACCCAAGTATTTTAAATAAGATAATGTAatactttatttttaatttagaaATTGCGCAAACTTGCAAAAGCAACATTCATTGAATAAATACATTAAGAATCAGTAAATACCTTTCGAAAACTATCCGAGGAGCTTTTACACTCGAATCGTGCCACGGGCGCGGTCGGTTAGAAACTGATTGATCATCAGCTACACCTTATATTATTGGTTCTTGAAACCATCCGCCGATAAGATTATTTGAGAAATTCTGAATAAGTGATCGCACGTTCCAACTATGTGGATCGGTATAAATATACTCAGAACCTTGAGAATCGTTCTGTTTGAAAAAAATTCTTTACAGTGATTACGTTTCTTCTAcggtatttattgtattatacagTCTTCAGTTCCtgatatttttttttgttacgTTCAGGCTTTTTCAAAATATCTTGCATCGAGGCTTATACCGCGGAACGCTCTATTCTTGTCGCAACATTTGCTATTGTTGGGATCTTTCTGACAAAGATTGCAGCCGCATATCGGCTGACGTGGTTCCTGAGGACCATATTTGGGTGGACAAGGTGGACAGGGTGGGAGCTTCGGTTTCGTCTCACAACAGCAAGGTGCACAAGGATCCTACGAATATATTCCAGTCAAAGCATTCGTACGTTTACGGAAAAGTACAACGGTTAGATATATAGCGCAGAACTGCGTTGCAAGCGTCTCTTAAACTATTCGTTCCACCCACGTTCCTTACTGTTAGCTCTTTAGTTTGCCATAGCATTATTGGACTTGGTTCCACTTTGGTCCAAAGTAAGGATTCTTACTGTCGCGAAATCGTCAAAAACGTTCACTTCGCAAAAGTTAAAATAACAAAGAGAAATAGGGCCGAAGAGAAATAACGTTGACATAAGGctattcacctgcattttaatAAAGCAACACGATTTGTTGGAGTCAGGGCAAATCTGACTGGGAAGAACGTATGGTGATCTCTTCCCTGAGGGATCTCTGTGACCTTCGATTCCAGATTCTGATTCTGCAGAGCGATCTGCATAGCTGTCTGCATAGTCCTCTGCATAGCCCTCTCCTTCAACTCCTCCACCAACTCCTGCTTCAACTCTTCCTTCAACTCCTCCTTCACCTGTTCCTTCGCTACTTTTTCCAGTTAGCCTtgctgcttcttcttcttccattTTCTTCCGTTTCGAGGGACATGCTGATGGCTTATTTTGACTGACGTTCCAGATATCCCAATAGGATTCAACGActagaaaataataaatgatcAATAAATTTTCGAGCAAtaattatatcaattttattacagaaataacaatttcatttacattgattGAAAATTTTTCCCAGCACAGATTGACATGGGCCATCGGACATAATTGTGTAaagaaatttttaaattttaaattatcgaACGTGTTTATGATGTTAAAAGTTTAATTGCTAATTCAACATTTTGAGTACAATTTGTGAAAGTTACAGCtgaatttaattttttgttACATTTGTGCGATACTAATGAATTTTGAAAGCCATATTTATGCATACGTGAAAATCAAAATAATTGAGTGCTATAGCAAAGGCGAAATTCCGATTGGAATGTTCGTACCCTAAAAATGAACGAGCTCGATtccaaattaaaaattttactaatataaattgtagatatttattttttcattcataTTCAAGGTGTCAGATtaagttattataattttaaatgtATAGACAACTtactattaaaatataaatgcgCTACAAATTTAAATATCAATTCTGCAGCCATGTTCATGACATTCAAACTTGCGCTAGCCTGCGCAGAGACATAATCATTTTGCTTGCTATAGTTTCGTTTATAGACATGTGTTTATCCTATGACTTACGAAAAAAATGTCTCCAGCGCTTCCTGGCGTTATAAATTATAACTTATAATTTATGATTAATTTAGTAACCTCGAAACTTGTTAGAAGTGCTCAGATTCTGActtcaaatatatgtatttatgcTTCTCTACAATTATATAGTTATGTTACATCAAAATGTTAACATGAACAATATATACTTTTGATATGAGTTTATAGAAATacattgtaaataatatttataaccaAGTAAAACACTTGTTTGCTGTAAATTGAGCGACATAGGATGGATGCTTATACAGTAGCGTTAGATCTGGGAACAGAAATGTATTGCACAATACATTTATTTGCAAATGTGCAAAACACCAATGAAATACGTACGAAAGTTATGAACGGTGAACTTTCTTGTTCTGTTATAAAAGCAGCACTTATAGCAAATCCATTTCAAATAGCGGTGGCTGCAAACAAAGCTGTGgttaatgaaaaaatgaagcaACTCACCACAAAAAGTTTATACACAGAACTCTTATTCAACTTATCAATATCAAAGAATATATCACGTTCTTTAATAGAGTTTGGTATTCATGACCGtgataaaaatatattgatAGCACTGATACATAAAAAAGGTGAAGAAGAAACAATGTCGAAAACAATTATGGATACTGTGAAAGGAGAGGTAACACCAATTTCAAGATTGTCAGAATATTCAGATCACAGTTTAATTAAAAAGATATACAAAATTGATAAAGATGAGCTAGATGTTTCTAATTTAACTGATTCAGTTGTGTCCAGAATTAGTTGCAAAGATTTTATATTGCTAAGATAAACATGAATGAAATTATGATGTATCATTGGATAGATTAAAAACGTTGTACTTTCAAATAAATTTGTCTATAATATggcaataaaattttattttaaatttggtaataaatattgttcattataatagaaatttctgCTGATTTTCTTTAATTGCATAATATTATAGTCACATTATTTGTCAGATCAAACatatttcattttttacattttatttattattctcagAGTATAAGGCTTATGATAACTTAAAAACTACGATTCTTCGATTGCTACAAGTATCTTATACTGAATACCTTATTCTAAAAGATTGACATTACCATTTCTATAGGTGTTATAATTTACAATATTCTTATAATTTATTTTGAGAATGATCAACTGTTATATTTTGCATTTCTACATGAGTCATAAATGATTGCATATAAGAGGATTGTAATACAGAGGAAAATTGGAGAATACACTTCAGtgaaaaatacttttttgttcttttattcacTCATAAATAAGGCCAAAGATACGTAGAAAACAATTGTTACATCCGCAAGGACAGAGTATGCGTCAAATCCTGCAGAATTAAAGTAGCAACTTATGGATAACACCCTTAAATGCATACAGAAGCAATATCGTATTGACAATTTGTTACGTATACCTTGGCAAACCACACATTTCGCACATTGCACGTTCTACATCATTGAGATAAGTGCAGTAAGAACAAGTCCAAAGTGTTTCATCTGGAACTGGATTTGCAGGTGGATCTATACCATCTCTAATTCCACTTGTACCCACAGACGACGAAGACGACATTCTTGAGCTACTATTAAACGGTGTTTGAGTTGGATTTGCCGTCGGCATCACAGTCGAGAAAAGTTCTTTCACTGTTGCCCAATGGTCTGAACATGCCCATTTAACTGCTTTCTCTCTGTCTTTATCACGAATCGCTTCTAACAGTGGCATCATATGATCCTAAAaccaaaacacacgatttataccACCTACAAACTTAACTACCAACATGCATACAAACAATATAACACCTTTATCGGGAATATGTCCATGGTTGCAAGGAAAAGTAACAAGTGAAAGTCCGAAGTTGCTTCTAAAAATTGATCTTGAGTAAATTGTTGCATATATGATCCAAGTAAATGGAAATCTTGAACTTGTCCATCGACGAGCCTGTGGTTGAAAGTTCACATTAGCAAGATTCGTACCAGAGAGAACAATCAACTAATTTCTACTAGACACATACCTATTCTCGATAGGGAATGGAGTGATGTTGTCATTAACATGAAAAGTGTATTGTGGAGTGAGTGGTGTCGATGCAGGTATGTCTACCAATAAATACTCTACGGGCAGAGGTCTTCCTAGCCTTGAGACTTCATTTCCATACGAGTCTTTCTCCTGATAACAAAAGGTAAAGATCGTACAATAATCTTATGACAAAAGTGGGAGTCCAGACATAATTGAACAGTCTGATATCTAAATCTGGGCGGTAGTAAGAACAAGGGTTGTTCTAATTTACTCTTgatgaaaatttcattaaaaaatcttTCTGCGACATTTTCCAGAATAATTCCaattaataaaaagataatGTCTGCAAAATTTAAACTCATTTTTTCTCAAAATTGCgggaaattttttttttattaactggAACTATTCTAGACGGTGCCGCGAAAAATATTCAAGAGCCAAAAATAAGAGCTATCCAAGTGTACATATTCAAAACAGTTAAGAAACCGCGTTCTAACAGCTGAATAGAGACGGCCCTGGCACGTGACATTCCAGCAATACGATTGGCGGCTCGCAGCGGGTCTAATAATGTTCATAAGAAGGATCATGAAGGCAAGTCCGTAATGTCGGAATTGTTTGTATCGCAATTGTTAGAGGGTGGAACCGACATGAGTGGAAccgaaattgtcgaacattagAGAATTTTAGATTAGTACAATTCTATTATAAAACTCTATTGTAAGttagaaattatatttaaaattcattataattgaaatttccATTTAAATTGATCGATATAAGTATTCTACTTTTAATAGCTCGAAATTTtcgtttatttcttatttccTGTGTAATATCTAGAACAATTAAAACGCACTGGTCCGGTGAAAGGGTGGTTGGAAGGATAAGTCGACGCGTGAGGGGCCCCAACAACCGTAGACAGCACTGGACTCGATGGTAG
This genomic stretch from Megalopta genalis isolate 19385.01 chromosome 5, iyMegGena1_principal, whole genome shotgun sequence harbors:
- the LOC117221075 gene encoding uncharacterized protein LOC117221075, whose protein sequence is MSDGPCQSVLGKIFNQFVESYWDIWNVSQNKPSACPSKRKKMEEEEAARLTGKSSEGTGEGGVEGRVEAGVGGGVEGEGYAEDYADSYADRSAESESGIEGHRDPSGKRSPYVLPSQICPDSNKSCCFIKMQDPCAPCCCETKPKLPPCPPCPPKYGPQEPRQPICGCNLCQKDPNNSKCCDKNRAFRGISLDARYFEKA
- the LOC117221039 gene encoding EKC/KEOPS complex subunit TPRKB; translation: MDAYTVALDLGTEMYCTIHLFANVQNTNEIRTKVMNGELSCSVIKAALIANPFQIAVAANKAVVNEKMKQLTTKSLYTELLFNLSISKNISRSLIEFGIHDRDKNILIALIHKKGEEETMSKTIMDTVKGEVTPISRLSEYSDHSLIKKIYKIDKDELDVSNLTDSVVSRISCKDFILLR